ttgatctttttagatgcagcttcttggcagcataggtggcaccgtccacgtgttcctggttctgctgttgaggatgatggttctacagagcagctgagcttccgttgtgtgatgctttccattgccattattactggcttctgaagtccatacaaattttgtgcccgtttatctacttgagatcttattagttcgaggcctaagttagtgataaaaactcttctgcggtttagcaaattctttttccaattcggaaagttgaggaggaagagtgaatatgcatttattgctgctatgtcaatgagtgtgtagaagagggacaaaggccatcttcttgttcctctctttgtgctgtagtgtcttgccatctggtctatggtgtccacgcctccctttgtagaattacaaaaaagatttatgttagtcttttttgagtcttcattcaacaccccttctgagtgataagttgaaagcatcaacagcagtcgttttggcttctcgcggactagcgttgatgcaagagtaactggtggcctctgtgtctgagggtcagtataagcaaagatggaagagtgtaaactgcggccagttgtagtcttcagctcttcaggtatgtgtcgtctgttagactgtagggtgccaacaagtgtgaggtgaaaatcattccatagagtctcagcaagctccactgaagtatagtaccgatctgtggtaacattacggcctgatttttcaataggttttattagtctctttacaatttccatcggtccatttgaatgctgtgtatttcctgacttgcctgtatagatgtccatgctgatcacatatctagtctcagaatcagacagcattcgaattagaatgccgtattttccaggtttttcttttagaaacaccttgaatggacagcgaccatggaacaaagacaacatctcatccactgttgtatgtagaccaggaatgaaatacaatggaagtgaagaattgaagctttcaaaaatttccctcattggagcaaacttgtcagtttggcgacgaatttctcttgtgttcttatcatcaaacctcaatattttagtcaattcgaaaaatagggtccgactcattgatccatagtacacttgtcggccctgaagcaaagaccataaatcttggacaggtatcttattgtcatgatttgaacccatgattagcaagagtcctatataacaaaataactcatcttcatctgtgtgctgaatacctagtccagaagcctcttcatttgagtgtagttttattagattcataatttgaggtgtaaaaaagagctctatagcctctttcggagacgcaattcttccttgttgtcctagccccattctttctcgcactatattttgtacagaacgccgatattgtcgagatggcttcgtaatatactctcgtccactttttgcaatg
This sequence is a window from Schistocerca nitens isolate TAMUIC-IGC-003100 chromosome 3, iqSchNite1.1, whole genome shotgun sequence. Protein-coding genes within it:
- the LOC126249275 gene encoding uncharacterized protein LOC126249275 encodes the protein MSRHRLRDSSIERVLEEVLNESDLEESEVDDDVEEIRTDSSSENEDEVEANPPDDNDTECDKFIAKSGREYITKPSRQYRRSVQNIVRERMGLGQQGRIASPKEAIELFFTPQIMNLIKLHSNEEASGLGIQHTDEDELFCYIGLLLIMGSNHDNKIPVQDLWSLLQGRQVYYGSMSRTLFFELTKILRFDDKNTREIRRQTDKFAPMREIFESFNSSLPLYFIPGLHTTVDEMLSLFHGRCPFKVFLKEKPGKYGILIRMLSDSETRYVISMDIYTGKSGNTQHSNGPMEIVKRLIKPIEKSGRNVTTDRYYTSVELAETLWNDFHLTLVGTLQSNRRHIPEELKTTTGRSLHSSIFAYTDPQTQRPPVTLASTLVREKPKRLLLMLSTYHSEGVLNEDSKKTNINLFCNSTKGGVDTIDQMARHYSTKRGTRRWPLSLFYTLIDIAAINAYSLFLLNFPNWKKNLLNRRRVFITNLGLELIRSQVDKRAQNLYGLQKPVIMAMESITQRKLSCSVEPSSSTAEPGTRGRCHLCCQEAASKKIKYNKLGKSTVTCSQCHKHVCGKHCRKTVLCEKCVAE